In Bacillus rossius redtenbacheri isolate Brsri chromosome 15, Brsri_v3, whole genome shotgun sequence, one genomic interval encodes:
- the LOC134539237 gene encoding hexokinase-1-like isoform X3 — protein MSANGRLPHPLDAAVSVAPLQLDDAWRAEQVTRVLQGLYLSGETVLRIQEVFLSELEAGIHQRPSSLQMENTYIPELPDHTEEGRYLALDLGGTNFRVLLMELAGGSVVREVVRHYHVDEQQRVGCGARLFDYLAACVAAFVRENNLAEEPLPLGFTFSFPMRQRALDVGELITWTKSFNCPSVVGCEVVRLLQAALDRRGDTRVQVVAILNDTTGTLVQGAVLDPRTAIGLILGTGSNACYMEQAERVQHWETQRHDEKEVVIDIEWGAFGDNGVLDFIKTDFDRAVDDNSLIVNSFTFEKYIGGKYMGEIVRVILARLAKEGLLFDGDAGETLLTKHAFTTSYVSAIEQDTVDGGSENTAQVLAKLGVTFSASDVAVVKHVCDAVSSRAAMLVAVCLAVLLNRLNRPDVTIAVDGSLFKFHPRLETLISKFIKLLAPGKKFQLMLAEDGSGKGAGLVAAIAMKLRKRLQKA, from the exons GTGACGCGCGTCCTGCAGGGACTGTACCTGTCTGGAGAGACGGTGCTGAGGATACAGGAGGTGTTCCTGTCGGAGCTGGAGGCCGGCATCCACCAGCGACCCTCCTCGCTGCAGATGGAGAATACCTACATCCCTGAGCTGCCCGACCACACAG AGGAGGGCCGCTACCTGGCGCTGGACCTCGGCGGCACCAACTTCCGCGTGCTGCTGATGGAGCTGGCGGGCGGCTCGGTGGTGCGCGAGGTGGTGCGGCACTACCACGTGGACGAGCAGCAGCGCGTGGGCTGCGGCGCGCGGCTCTTCGACTACCTGGCGGCCTGCGTCGCCGCCTTCGTGCGCGAGAACAACCTGGCCGAGGAGCCGCTGCCCCTGG GGTTCACGTTCTCGTTCCCCATGAGGCAGCGCGCGCTGGACGTGGGCGAGCTCATCACGTGGACCAAGTCCTTCAACTGCCCCTCGGTGGTGGGCTGCGAGGTGGTGCGGCTGCTGCAGGCGGCGCTGGACCGGCGCGGCGACACCCGCGTGCAGGTCGTCGCCATCCTCAACGACACCACCG GGACTCTGGTGCAAGGGGCCGTGCTGGACCCGCGCACGGCCATCGGCCTGATCCTGGGCACGGGCAGCAACGCCTGCTACATGGAGCAGGCGGAGAGGGTGCAGCACTGGGAGACGCAGCGGCACGACGAGAAGGAG GTGGTGATCGACATAGAATGGGGAGCCTTTGGCGACAATGGCGTGCTGGATTTCATCAAAACGGATTTCGACCGCGCTGTGGATGACAACTCATTAATTGTAAACTCCTTTAC GTTCGAGAAGTACATCGGCGGCAAGTACATGGGCGAGATCGTGCGCGTGATCCTGGCGCGACTGGCCAAGGAGGGGCTGCTGTTTGACGGCGACGCCGGCGAGACGCTGCTCACCAAGCACGCCTTCACCACCAGCTACGTGTCCGCCATCGAGCA GGACACGGTGGACGGCGGCAGCGAGAACACGGCCCAGGTGCTGGCCAAGCTGGGCGTGACCTTCAGCGCCAGCGACGTGGCGGTGGTGAAGCACGTGTGCGATGCCGTGTCCAGCCGTGCAGCCATGCTGGTCGCAGTCT GTCTCGCGGTGCTGCTGAACAGGCTGAACAGGCCGGACGTCACCATCGCGGTGGACGGCTCGCTGTTCAAGTTCCACCCGCGTCTCGAGACGCTCATCAGCAAGTTCATCAAGCTGCTGGCCCCCGGCAAGAAG TTCCAGCTGATGCTGGCGGAGGACGGCAGCGGCAAGGGGGCGGGGCTCGTCGCTGCCATCGCCATGAAGCTGAGGAAGCGACTCCAGAAGGCGTGA